TGACGCGCTTCCGGTCCGCGACCGCTATCTGATCTCGCTGGCCGATGGCCGCGGGCGCGTCCTTTGGCAGACGCCCGCGACGCCGGAGCACCTCCAAGTGACCTATCCGGCAGGCTGCGAGCCGGGCTCCTACTGGGTCCGGATCGCCGACGACTCCGGGGCGCTGCTTCGGGAATACGGGCTTCGCGTGGAGTAATCCGCCTACCGCAGCCGCTCACGATCGAACGTGAGCCCGAGGAAGACGAGGCACATCTCGTCTTCCGTGCCCTCACCCCAAGTCACCGTCTTCAGCGGATTGTTCGGGTTCCGCGGATTGCCCTCGGTATTGTCGTAGCGGCAGGAGAGCCGGACGCGCGAAAAGGCGGGCAACGCCACCGGCTCGACATAGGTGTAGGGGCCCTGCCAGTTGAAATCCCAATTATCGATGTAAACCAGGGGCGTTTCTTCGCCGCGCGGTGAAACAATGTCAGCCTTGATCTGCCGCCCGAGCAGGTGCATGTGCGGGAAGACGCTGACGACGTGCGCGTCGAGCAGGGGCGGCACCGGGAACTCGGCGCGGACCTCGTGATCGGACTCGCCCGCCGGGATCGTCATGTTGATCCGGCCGCGGAGATCGATCGGAAGAACGGGAATGAATAGCAGCCGCCGTTCGACGGGCGCCTTGGAGAAGTAGATGCCAATGCGCGTCTGGTCCGGCGCTGTTCCGCCGCGGGCGTAATAGTGAACCTGCATGACGACACGCGCCTTCGGCGGAAGCTGCATGGCGACGCCATCGGGCAGGTGCGCGGGCCGCGTTCCTGGCGCCCACCCGCCGAGCGAGACTCCGTTGGTCAGGAGCGCTGCCGGCCCGCCGAGGGAGGTTCCCGGGCCGCCGAAGCAGGTGTAGCCGGGCTCTTCGTCCTTGGCGTCCAGCGCTTCGGCTTCGCCGGAAGTATCGAGGTAGAGAATTACGTGGTGCACGTAGCGCCGGTCGCCGGGCAGGATGTCGACGGCGGAGACAAACCGGGTTTCTTCGAACTCGGTGGGAAGGACGAAGCAGCGGTACATGTCGCGGCCGCGGGGCGGCTGGTAGGCTTCCGGCATTTCGAGCGTCAGATCCGGGTCCCCGAGCACCCAGTCGCCGCGCGGCGCGGTGGCTTCGGGCAGTTCGGCATCGTCGCCGTAGGGGACGCCGGCCTCCACCCATTGCACGATCTGGGCGCGTTCATCGTCGGGAAGCGCGAGTGATCCGCGGAAGTCGCCGTGGCCGGGGACTGGCTTCCATGGGGGCATGATGCGATCGGTGATCACGCGGACGATGTCTTCCCGGAAGTCCGCGGCCGCTTCGTAGGTATCGAGCGCAAACGGGGCGATGTCGTGCGCGCGGTGGCACTGGGTGCACCTTGCGGTCAGAATACGGGAGATCTCCCGCGTGTAGGTAGGCTGCGCGGAGGCGGCTGCCGCCAGCAAGCCGAGAAGGGCGGTGATTACTGCCGGTCGCGTCGTCATCGATTCTCCAGCGGACTTTCCCCTATTGTCTCCGATTTCCGGCGCTTACGGCTCGCGGAGTTCGGCGAGGGCGTGTGCGGCCGTTTCGAAGAACTCGTCACGCTGAGGCGTTCCGGGGAACCGGATTTCCGCCGAACGGAAGAACTCGACTTCGGCTTCCAACTTCGCGGCGAGGCTGGCGCGTGCGGCGGGGACGTGGACGGGTTTGCCGTCGCGGAGAACGTAGACGGGGTTGGTGTGCGCCTGGAGCACTGGAAGCGATTCGGGATCGCCGGGTAGCTTGCGGGCGCGGGTGCGCGCGGCGATCCAGCAACTCTCCGGGCACTCGATGCGTGCTTCGATCTCCGGACCCGGGCCGGCGGCGATCACCTCGCCGTTGCGCACGATCTCCACGGCCTCGAGCGGACGGAAGAAGGCGGCGCGGGCGGTGGCCGTACCGGCCGCGCGGTCGTGGCTGAGTTCGACGATGGGACCGTTGGTGACGGTGATAGCGCCATCGCGCACGGCCCGCGCCCAGGTTTCATACGACGACTCGCGGCCGGGCGGCGCTTTGGTGACCGCGCGTTCGGGTCCGATGAGCGGCAGCCAGTTGGGCCACGGCGTTCGGCCGTTGAGGTTCACGGGAAAGTCGCTGCCGGCAATGCCGGTGACTTTCAGTCCGGCGTTAAGCAACTCGTACCAGGGCTCGAGCTTGAGCACGCCGAACTGGAACACTTCGACGAAATCGATATTGCCGAGGACGGCGTCGATGTAGATCGCGCTGTGTTGGGGCGGTTGGAAGAAATGCGCATAGCCGACCGTCGCGCCCTCGCGGCGGCCGGCGGCGAACAGGAGGGAGGGAAACGGGTACGATTCCGGCGTGTTCGCGTACATCAGTCCGGTGGAGAGCGGCCGAATGAGGCGGCGCGGGCCGAGGATGTTGATGTGGCCCCAGAATTCGTTGCGGGACTCGTGCCCGGAGCGGATGGAGTAGCGGCCGCGGCGCGCTTCGGCGGCGGGACCGAAGCCGTATTGCGGCGCGGCGTCCATCTGGCGCTGGAGTTGGAGGAAGTTGCCGACGGTGAGGTCTTCAGCCTCGAGCCAGGAAAGGAAAAGCGGATCGTCGGGGCGCTCGCGGGTGAGATGAATGTGGTCGTCTGCGGTGATCCACTGCGCGGGGTCGACGCCGGTCCAGGGCTTGAGCGGCAGCGTGACGGTGCGCGATTCCTCGGGCTTCAGTGTGAAGCTCTCCGACGCAGGAGTGTAGAAGAAGCCGCGATAGGCTTCGAGCGTGTATTCACCGGGCGGCAATTGGAAGGTCGCCGCGCCTTTGAGAAGAAGGTAGTGATACTGATCGCGGCAGATGACCTCCACGGCCGCCGGGTCCGGCTTGCGGAGGAACGGGCGATCCCGATAAAACACGTCGGACTTCAGCGGCAGCACCCCGTCGACGGGCGTGAGGCGGAAAGGCGAGTTGCCCTTGCGCAGATAGATGCGGGAGGGCATCCCCGGACCGGTCTGGACGGTGAGCGTCGCCGAGCCAATGGGCCGCTGGGCCCACACGAGCAGCAGCGTGAACAGCAGCGCGAGCGCAAGGCGGAGCATCGCGGACGATTATAAGCCGGTTGTGCCATGCTGAGGAGGCATGGCTTGGAAATTCGAACTGCTCGACCCCCCGTATGGCAACGTGAGCGAGGGCCCCGTTTGGAACGGATCGTACCTGCTCTACACGCAGATCCAACGGAGCCGCATCATGAAGTACGATCCGGCGTCGGGCGCGCTGACGGTCCATCGCGAAGGCTCCAATCATTCGAACGGGCTCGCCTATGACGCGCAGGGCCGACTGTATGCGTGCGAGGGCGGCGACGTTGAGAACGGCCGCCGCGTGGTGCGCTATACCGAGACGGGCGTGGATGTCGTCGCCGCGGGCTACGACGGCAAGCGGTTCAACATTCCGAACGATCTCGTGGTCGACTCGGCCGGGCGTGTGTGGTTCACCGATCCTTTCTATGAAGGCGCGGCCGGGCCGTGGAGCGCGGACCGTACGCACAAGGATTTGGATCATGACTCCGTGTATCGCGCCGATCCACAGGCCGCCGGCGCGTGGAGCCTCACGCGGCTGACGTTCGACACCACGCGTCCGAACGGGCTGCTGTTCTCGCTCGATTCGAAGACGCTCTACGTGGCGCAGAGCGGGCGCACTCCGGAAGAGAAACGCCAACTGCGCGCGTATCCGGTGAAGGCGGACTTGTCGCTCGGCCCGGCCGCGGTGCTGCACGACTTCGGCGCCCATCGTGGGATCGACGGCATGGCGCTCGACGCCGAGGGCAACATCGTGGCGACGGCGGGCTGGGAGAACGGCGGGCCGGGGCCTTCGATCTACGTGTTCTCGCCTTCGGGCGAGGTGCTGGAGCGGCATCCGGTGGAGTGCAAGCGGCCGACCAACTGCTGCTTCGCCGGTGCGGATTTGACCGAACTCTACGTGACGTCGACCGAAGGCCACCTGTTCCGCGCGCGCACGGAGCGGCGCGGGCTGGCGATGTTTCCTTTGGGCTCCTGGCCGGCGGTGTAGGCGGCCGGGTTGCACGCGCCGGCCCCGTTGTGGGACACTCCCCTTGGAACCAAAGGGGAGCGCGCATGGACGAAAAAAGCCGGCTCGATCTCATTCGCGGAACGCTTGACGTTCTGATTTTGAAGGCGCTCGTGTGGGGTCCGCGTCATGGCTACGCGATTACGGCGTTCATCCGCGGGTCGAGCGGCGAAGCGCTGATGGTGGAGGAGGGGACGCTCTACCCGGCGCTGTGGCGGCTGGAGAGCCGGGGCCTCGTCAATGGCGAATGGGGGCTTTCGGAGAACAAGCGCAAGGCCAAGTTCTACGGGCTCACCAAGGCCGGACGCAAGCACTTGGAGGCCGAGCGGAGCATGTGGTCCGCGTACGTGGAGGCGGTGGGAAAGGTGTTGGCCGCGCCGGAGCCGGGAGAGGCGTCGTGAGCCGCGAGCCGGTGTGGCGCCGGCTGGACCGGCTGTTCGGGGAAGACCCGGCGGCCGACGCCCGCGACGAACTTAGCTTCCACGCCGAGGCCAAGACGGCGGAACTGATCGCGCAAGGTTGGCGGCCCGAGGCGGCCCGCGCCGAGGCGCTGCGCCAGTTGGGCGACGTTGACCGCATCATCCGCGAGGGCGCCGTTCTCGGTGAGCGCCGGAACCGCCGCCAGAGATTTCGGGAATTCTGGAGCAATCGCATGGACGAGGTCAAATTCGCGCTTCGCACTCTTCGCAAGAACCCCGGCTTCGCCGTCACCGCGATCGCGATTCTGGCGTTGGGTATCGGCGCCAACACGGCGGTGTTCAGCGTGGTGAACACGCTGCTGCTGCGGCCGCTGCCGTTCGCGGAGCCGGGGCGCCTGGTGTGGCTGACGGCGGACAAGGCCCTCACGGCGCAGGTCCGCGAGGCGGCTGGGCTTTCGGGGGTCACCTACACGGTGGACGCGTACGAGGCCTATCGCGCCGCGAACCAATCGTTCGAGTCCGTCACCGCATACAACCCGTTTTTCGGCAACGGCGACTTCACGATGACCGGCGCGGGCGAGCCGCAATCGGTGCTCGGCGTGATGGTGGAGGAGCGCTTCTTTCAAACGCTCGGGATCGCGCCGATCCAAGGGCGACTATTCACCCATGCGGAGACGCAGCAGGGCGGGCCGGGCGCGGCGATTCTGAGCTACGGCTTTTGGCGGCGGCACTTTGGCGGAGACCCGGCCGTGGTGGGCCGCAGCGTGGTGTTGGCAGGCGAGGCGGTGACGATCGCCGGCGTGATGCCGCGCGATTTCGATTTCGGCTCCGTGTTCGCGCCCGGCCTGCGGGCCGATCTGTATGTCCCGGTGAACCTGGATCGCATGCGCACATGGGGCAACACGCTCGCGCTCGTTGGGCGGCTGAAGCCGGGAGTCACCGTGGGGCAGGCGCAAGCGGAAGCGGACGTTCTGTTCCCGCAACTGCGTGCCGCGCATCCCAACTGGTGGGGCGCCTACGAATCGACGCTTTCGCCGTTGAAGGACCACGTGAGCGGACAGTTCCGCCGGGCGCTGCTGTTGCTGTGGGGCGCGGTGGGCCTGGTGCAACTGCTGGTGTGCGTGAACCTGTCGGGACTGCTGGTGGCGCGCGGCGAGGCGCGGAACCGCGAGTTCGCGCTTCGGGCGGCGTTGGGCGCGGGACGCGGGCGGCTGGCGATGCAGTGGCTCGCCGAAGGCGCGATCCTTGTCAGCGCCGGAGCGCTTGCCGGCATCGGGCTCGCCATTGCCCTCGTGGAGGCGCTTCGCCGCACCGGCTCGCTGGCGTTGCCTTTGCTGACCGATATCCGTGTGGACGCGGCATCGCTCGGCTGGACGGCGGCAGTTGCCGCGGCGGCGGCGGTCATCTTCGCGGTAGCGCCGGCGCTGCGAATGCCGGTGCGCCAGATTCAAGGAGTCATCAAGAGCGGCGGCCACGGGCTCAGCGGGGACCGATCCACGGCGCGGGTGCGCAATGCGCTCGTGATCGCTGAAGTGACTCTTGCCTGCGTATTGCTCATCGGCTCCGGCCTGTTGCTGCGGAGCCTCTATAACGTGCTGGACGTGGGCTTGGGGTTCGAGTCCGAAGGCGCGTCGGTGGTGAAGGTCGACTATCCGGAGGGGGATCGCGGGCGCCGGACGGCGCTGTTGCGCGAAGCGCTCGACCGCGTGTCGGCGCTGCCGGGCGTGGACGCGGCGGGCATCGCCGACATGCTGCCGCTCGGCCGCAATCGAAGTTGGGGATTTCGTGCCAAGGGGCGCACATATCCGAAGGAGCTCGCGCAGGTGGCGCGGGTCCGCATCGTCACGCCGGGTTACTTCGAGGCAATGGGAATCCGGCTGGCCGAGGGTCGTGATTTCTCGTGGCAGGACGCGGAGGGCGCCGTGGTCGCTGTGGTGAATCAGAGTGCGGCACGAGTGTTCTGGGGTGGCGATGATCCGTTGGGGCGCGACGCCGTCATCGGCGGACGGGACGCGCGCGTGATCGGCATCGTCGAGGACGTGCGGGGCCTGAGCATCGAAGGCGCGCCGGGTCCGGAGTTTTACATGCTCGTGGCGCAGGCCGGTCCCGAGGGCGCGCATCTGGTGATTCGCAGCGCGCTGCCGCCGCAGGCGCTGGCGGCGCCGGTCATCAGGACCTTGCGGCAGTTGAATCCAGGGCAGCCGGCGGCGGAACCGCGGCCGCTCGCGAGCATTGTCGACAACGCCGTGGCTCCGCGACGCTTCTTCGTCCTGCTCATCTGCGCGTTCGGTACGATGGGGCTCATCCTCGCCGCGCTCGGGCTCTACGGCGTCATCTCGTACACGGTGGCGCGCCGGCAGCAGGAGATCGGGATCCGGATGGCGCTCGGCGCGGGCGCCGGCCGCGTGCGGCGCGACGTCATCGGCCGGGCCGTGGCGCTCGCGCTCGCCGGAATCGCGTTGGGAACCGCCGCGGGGTTGGCGGGCGGGCGATGGATCGAATCCATGCTGTTCGGAATGAAGCCGGCGGACACGCTGACGATGGCGGCGGCAGCGGCCGTGCTCGTCGGCGCGGCGGCGCTGGCGGCGTACATTCCAGCTCGCCGCGCGTCGCGCATCAACCCGATCCAGGCGCTGCGCGGCGAATAGGTAACCGGCTTCAGGGACCGGAGGCCGCCTTTCTGGGAAAATAGCGCTGATGGCCTCAGACGACTCATCCCCGAAACCCACGATCAAGTTCACCCCCGCCAAGCGGGATCACGCGGCCGAATGCGCCGGCCGCCTCCGCAGCCGCGCCTGGTTCGACAACATCGCCGACCCGAGCGCCACCGCGATCTACATTGAGCGCTACCCGAACTACGGCATCACGCGCGAGGAGATGCAATCCGGCAAGCCGATCATCGGCATCGCGCAGACGGGCAATGACCTCGCGGCGTGCAACCGGCATCACATCGAGCTGGCCAAGCGCGTCCGCGACGGCATTCGCGACGCGGGCGGAATTCCGTTCGAGTTTCCGGTGCACCCGATCCAGGAAAGCTGCCGCCGCCCGACGGCGGCGGTGGACCGCAATCTCGCCTACATGGGGTTGGTGGAAGTGCTGCACGGCTATCCACTCGACGGCGTGGTGCTCACCACCGGCTGCGACAAGACGACGCCGGCCTGCCTGATGGCGGCGGCGACGGTGAACATCCCGGCCATCGTGTTCTCCGGCGGCCCGATGCTGAACAGCTACTACAAGGGCGAACTGGCGGGATCGGGCATGGCGCTGTGGGACGCGCGGCGGCTGCTGGCGGCCGGAGAGATCGACCGGCCGGGATTCATGGCGATGGTGGCGGCGTCGGTGCCGTCGGTGGGCCATTGCAACACGATGGGCACGGCGACGTCGATGAACTCGCTTGCCGAGGCGCTCGGCATGTCGCTCGCCGGGTGCGCGGCGATTCCGGCGCCGTATCGGGAGCGCGCACAGATGGGATACTTCACCGGCCAGCGGATCGTCGAGATGGTGCGCGAGGATCTGCGGCCGTCGAAGGTGATGACGCGCGAGGCGTTCGAAAACGCGATCGTGGTGTGCTCAGCGATCGGCGGTTCGACGAACTGCCCGCCGCACCTGATCGCCATCGCGCGCCACATGGGCGTCGAGCTCGATATCCAGGATTGGGAAACGGTGGGGCACGCCGTGCACCTCATCGTGAACCTGCAGCCGGCGGGCGAGTACCTGGCCGAGGCTTATTATCACGCCGGCGGCGTTCCGGCGGTGATCGGCGAGTTGCGAAAGGCGGGCCTCATTCGCGACAACGCGATGACGGTGTCGGGCAAGACGGTGGGCGAGGCGTACGGAGACGCGGGCACGCTGAACGCCGACGTGATCCGGCCGTACGACCGTCCGTTGAAAGAGCACGCCGGATTCGCGGTGCTTTCGGGCAACCTGTTCGACGCGGCATTGATCAAGACGTCGGTGATCGGGCCGGAGTTCGCGGAGCGGTTTCTTTCGAACCCCGCGACGCCGAACTGCTTCACCGGACGCGCGATCGTGTTCGACGGGCCGGAGGATTACCACGACCGCATCAACGATCCGGCGCTCGATATCGATGAGACGTGCATTCTGGTGATCCGCGGCACGGGTCCGGTGGGCTATCCAGGGTCGGCCGAGGTGGTGAACATGCAGCCGCCGGATCACCTGATCAAAAAGGGCGTGAATTATCTGCCGACGATCGGCGACGGACGGCAGAGCGGGACGTCGGCGAGTCCGTCGATTCTGAACGCGTCGCCGGAATCGGCGGTGGGCGGGAATCTGGCGATTCTGCGGACCGGGGATCTATTGAAGGTGGATCTGACGGCGCGGCGCGTGGACATTCAGATTTCCGATGAGGAGCTGGAAGCGCGGCGGGCGGCGATGGTCGTCGAGTATCCCGCGCACCAGACGCCGTGGCAGGAGTTGCAGCGGGCGCATATCGGGCAGTTGTCGAGCGGGATGTGCCTGGAGTTCGCGGTGAAGTATCGCGAGGTGGGCCGGGACATCCCGCGGCACAGCCACTAGACGTTGGCGCTGATACAATACCGTCTGCGAGATCATGGGCAAACGGTGGCGCATCCTGTTTCTTGGCGCTGTTGCGCCGTTGTTCGGGGCTGGGTTGCCGCCTGAGTACTCGGAGCGTGAAGCGCCGGTCCGGGGCGCCGAACCGCTGAAGTATCTCGTCTATGCGCCGCGGCAACTTGCGGCCGGCGAGCGCTACCCGTTGGTTGTCTATCTGCATGGAAGCTGCAAGGAGTGCGTGACCCACGAACGGATCGCGCGCGAGAGCGGCTTGCGGATGTGGCACGGCTACGATCGCAACGTTCAGCGCGAGCCCACGTTTCTGTTCGCGCCGGCCGGCGGGACAGGCGGCTGGACCCGGGAACCACGGCGCGAAAAGATCTTCGAACTGATCGACGGGCTTCTCGAGGAGTTCCCGATTGACCGGCGCCGGATCTACATCATGGGTTTTTCGATGGGCGGCGCCGGGACCTGGAACTACATCCAGGAGCGGCCGGACTTTTTTGCGGCGGCGAACCCGCAGGCGATCGGCGGCGGGGTGGTGAACGCCGAAGCAGTGAAGAACGTTCCGATCTGGGCCACCATCGGCGTTGACGATAACGCCGACCGCATCGATCAACTCACCGCGAACGTAGCCCGGATTCGCACCGCCAATGGCGACCCGCGAGGCGCGGCGACCGGCGTTGCGGGCGTCAATCCGCGGTTCAACATCTTTCCAGCCACCAACCATGGCGGCGCGCAGGCGAAAACGCAGGAACTGCCGGGCTTCCTCGATTGGTTCTACTCGCAGGTCAACGACGGGAATCACGCTCCGAACGTTCGCTTCATCCGGCCGGCGCCGTCCCCGGAGCCGTACCAACGGACGGTGGGCGCGACGGTTGCGGCGACCGATCCCGATGGCTCCGTTGACCGGGTGGAGTTCTTCTCCGGAGCGGATCTGGTGGCCGTGGACCGCGAAGCTCCGTATGCGCACACCTTCACCGGACTGGCTCCGGGCCCCCGGCGGCTGAAGGCGCGGGCGGTGGATGCAGGGGGGAAATCACGGACGGCGGAAGTGACGGTGTTGGTTGCTCCCGTGGAATAGCGAACCGGCCGCGCTATCCTCGAAGTTTCCAATGCGCGCCAGCCGTGTCCGTGAGAAACTCGCCGCCGGGAAGCCGGTGTTGGTCACCAAGATGAATACGCTCGACCCGATGATCGCCGACATCGTCGGGCTGGTCGGGTTCGATTGCCTGTGGCTGTGCAACGAGCACACCGGCATCGATTGGGACCGGCTCGGCCACCTCATCCGCACCGCGGCCATGAACGGCATGGATACGCTTATCCGCGTCTCCAAGGGAAGCTACTCGGATTACATCCGGCCGCTCGAGGCCGGCGCCACGGGCATCATGGTTCCGCATTGCATGAGCGCCGCCGAGGCGCGCTCCATCGGCCAGGCGACCCGGTTCCAGCCGGTGGGACGGCGCGCGCTCGACGGCGGCAACTGCGACGGCCTATACTGCCTGGCGCCGCTCGCCGACTATTTGCGCCTGGCCAACGAGAACACGTTCGTCGTGGTGCAGATCGAGGATCCCGAGGCGCTGAATCAGATCGATGAGATCGTCGCGGCGCCGGGAGTGGATGTGGTGTTCCTCGGCCCGGGCGACCTTTCGCATGGGCTCGGCGACCCCGGCAATATCGTCCATCCGCGGATTCAGGAGGCGATCGTCGAGTTGTCGCGCTCATGCAAACGGCACGGCAAGCATTGGGGACTGCCGGTTTCGGCGGAAACGGCGCCCCGCTATCTCGAGTTGGGCGCGCGCTTCCTCAGTTCCGGCGCGGATGTGCTCGGGCTCGGCTCGTATTTCAAGGATCTCCGGGCGCGCTTCGCTAAGCTCGGGTTCGAGTTCGAGGGCAAGGTCTGATGCAGCCGTTCGCATGGCACGCGCGGACGGGCGTGGAGTCGAAGCCGGGAATCGTGGCCGAGTTGGGCGCGCGGGCACGGGCATTGGGCTTCGCGCGGACGTTGCTGGTGGCTGACCGCGGCATGATCGGCGCGGGCTTCGTGGCGCGGGCGCAGGCATCGCTCGAAGCCGCCGGCGTGGCGGTCCTGACGTTTCACGACTTCGGCGAGAATCCGGATACGGCGATGGTGACGGCTGGCGCGGCGGCGGCCGGCGACGCGGATTCGATCGTCGCTCTCGGCGGCGGCAGTTCGCTCGATTGCGCCAAAGGGATCAACTTCATCGCCACCAACGGCGGGCGCATGCAGGACTATTGGGGCTACGGCAAGGCGGCGCAGCCGATGCTGCCGATGATCGGCGTCCCGACGACCACCGGCACCGGCAGCGAAGCGCAGAGCTATGCGCTCATTTCGGACGCCGAAACTCACGTAAAGATGGCCTGTGGCGCGCCGGGGGCGGCGTTCCGGCTTGTGCTGCTCGATCCGGAGCTGGTCCTCACGCAGCCGCGCGCGGTGCTGGCCGCTGCCGGCTACGACGCCATTTCGCACGCCGTGGAAACGCTTGTCACCGTCAGGCGCAATGCCGTTTCCGATTGCTTCGCGCGCGCGGCGTGGCGGCTGCTGGACCAGGCCTATGAGCCGATGCTCGCCGGCGGCGCCGGAATCGAACAGGCTGCGGCGATGCAGACCGGCGCCTATCTGGCGGGCGCGGCGATTGAGTGCTCGATGCTCGGGGCGACGCACGCCTGCGCGAATCCGCTGACGGCGCGCTACGGAACCGTCCATGGCGTCGCCATCGCGTTGATGCTCGCGCCGGTGGTGCGCTGGAACGCCGGGCACGCGAGCGGGCTATATGCGGAAGCGCACCCGGATCTGGCTGCAAGGCTCGACGATCTGGCGGCGGCGGCCCGGCACCCGCGGCGGCTGCGCGAGATCGATGTTCCGGAATCGGACATAACCGTTCTTGCCGAAGACGCGTCCAAACAATGGACCGGAACCTTCAATCCCCGGCCTTTCTCGAGGGAAGGCGCGCTGGAGTTGTATCGATGCGTTTATTGAATCTGATCTGTGTAGTTGCCGTGGCGGCTGCGGCGCAGGATTGGCCGCAGTTTCGAGGGAATCCGCGACTGACGGGTGTTACGACGGCGGCGGTTCCGAAGACGCTGCGGGTGGTGTGGACCTGGGACGCCGGCGACGCCATTGAGTCGTCGGCGGCGATCGCCGGAGGCACGGTGTACGCCGCGTCGCAGGCCGGCGAGCTGGTGGCGCTCGAACTCGCCACGGGAAGACTCAAGTGGCGCTACAAGACAGGCGGCCCGGTGGGCGAATCGTCGCCGGCGGTGGGTTCGGGCGTGGTTGTCGTCGGCGATCTCGATGGTCACGTGCATGGCGTAAACGCGGCCACGGGCCGTGGGATGTGGAAGCACAAGACGTTTTCGGAGGTGAAGTCCTCGCCGACCATCGTGGACGACCGGGTGCTGATCGGTTCCTACGATCAGAGCCTGTACGCGCTCGATATCAAGACGGGAAAAGAGCTGTGGGCCTTCGCGACCCAGGGTCCGGTGCACTGCACGCCGGGCGTGATGGAGGGCGTCACCTACGTATCGGGATGCGACGAAAAGTTTCGCGCCATTCGCGTATCCGACGGGGAGGAGACGTACCTGGTGGACTCGGGTTCCTACATCGGCGCTTCGCCGTCGCTGGCCGGAGACTCGGCGTATTTCGGCACGTACGACAATCGCGTGCTGGCGGTGGACATGAAGGCGCGCAAGGTGAAGTGGAGCTACGAGAATCCGCAACGGAAGTTTCCTTTCTACTCGTCGGCGGCCGTCACAGGCAACAGGGTGCTGCTCGGAGGCCGCGACAAGTTAATGTACTGTTTGAACGCCGCCACGGGAAAGCCGTTCTGGACGTTCGCCACGAAATCCCGAATCGAGTCGTCGCCGGCGGTGGCCGACGGGCGGGTGTTCTTCGGTTCGAACGACGGGCGGTTCTACGTGCTCGAACTGGAGACGGGAAAGAAGGTCTGGGAGTTCGAGGCCGGGGCGCCGTTGTCGGCATCCCCGGCCATCGCGCAAGGGCGGGTCGTCATCGGGTCACAGGACGGCCGGCTCTACTGTTTCGGCGAGTAGACGCCGGCTCATCCCTTCACCGGCTCCGTGGGAGCCGACCAAGTGGTGACTTTCAGCCGGTAGGCGAAGTGAACCAGCCCCACCATCGGCAGCACCAGCAGGGAAACCTGCCAGCCCGCGCCGCGGGCGACGGTGGCGATCACCGCCGAAGCGGCTGCTCCGGCCAGGTAGTATGGCAGCATCCAGAAGTTGTTCCACTGCCAGATGCCGGAGACCGGTTTGCCGGAAAGGTTGGCGAGCATGGCCGCCACCAGCAGCGAGTTGGTGACGTAC
This DNA window, taken from Bryobacteraceae bacterium, encodes the following:
- a CDS encoding CehA/McbA family metallohydrolase; its protein translation is MLRLALALLFTLLLVWAQRPIGSATLTVQTGPGMPSRIYLRKGNSPFRLTPVDGVLPLKSDVFYRDRPFLRKPDPAAVEVICRDQYHYLLLKGAATFQLPPGEYTLEAYRGFFYTPASESFTLKPEESRTVTLPLKPWTGVDPAQWITADDHIHLTRERPDDPLFLSWLEAEDLTVGNFLQLQRQMDAAPQYGFGPAAEARRGRYSIRSGHESRNEFWGHINILGPRRLIRPLSTGLMYANTPESYPFPSLLFAAGRREGATVGYAHFFQPPQHSAIYIDAVLGNIDFVEVFQFGVLKLEPWYELLNAGLKVTGIAGSDFPVNLNGRTPWPNWLPLIGPERAVTKAPPGRESSYETWARAVRDGAITVTNGPIVELSHDRAAGTATARAAFFRPLEAVEIVRNGEVIAAGPGPEIEARIECPESCWIAARTRARKLPGDPESLPVLQAHTNPVYVLRDGKPVHVPAARASLAAKLEAEVEFFRSAEIRFPGTPQRDEFFETAAHALAELREP
- a CDS encoding SMP-30/gluconolactonase/LRE family protein, with translation MAWKFELLDPPYGNVSEGPVWNGSYLLYTQIQRSRIMKYDPASGALTVHREGSNHSNGLAYDAQGRLYACEGGDVENGRRVVRYTETGVDVVAAGYDGKRFNIPNDLVVDSAGRVWFTDPFYEGAAGPWSADRTHKDLDHDSVYRADPQAAGAWSLTRLTFDTTRPNGLLFSLDSKTLYVAQSGRTPEEKRQLRAYPVKADLSLGPAAVLHDFGAHRGIDGMALDAEGNIVATAGWENGGPGPSIYVFSPSGEVLERHPVECKRPTNCCFAGADLTELYVTSTEGHLFRARTERRGLAMFPLGSWPAV
- a CDS encoding PadR family transcriptional regulator → MDEKSRLDLIRGTLDVLILKALVWGPRHGYAITAFIRGSSGEALMVEEGTLYPALWRLESRGLVNGEWGLSENKRKAKFYGLTKAGRKHLEAERSMWSAYVEAVGKVLAAPEPGEAS
- a CDS encoding ABC transporter permease; this translates as MSREPVWRRLDRLFGEDPAADARDELSFHAEAKTAELIAQGWRPEAARAEALRQLGDVDRIIREGAVLGERRNRRQRFREFWSNRMDEVKFALRTLRKNPGFAVTAIAILALGIGANTAVFSVVNTLLLRPLPFAEPGRLVWLTADKALTAQVREAAGLSGVTYTVDAYEAYRAANQSFESVTAYNPFFGNGDFTMTGAGEPQSVLGVMVEERFFQTLGIAPIQGRLFTHAETQQGGPGAAILSYGFWRRHFGGDPAVVGRSVVLAGEAVTIAGVMPRDFDFGSVFAPGLRADLYVPVNLDRMRTWGNTLALVGRLKPGVTVGQAQAEADVLFPQLRAAHPNWWGAYESTLSPLKDHVSGQFRRALLLLWGAVGLVQLLVCVNLSGLLVARGEARNREFALRAALGAGRGRLAMQWLAEGAILVSAGALAGIGLAIALVEALRRTGSLALPLLTDIRVDAASLGWTAAVAAAAAVIFAVAPALRMPVRQIQGVIKSGGHGLSGDRSTARVRNALVIAEVTLACVLLIGSGLLLRSLYNVLDVGLGFESEGASVVKVDYPEGDRGRRTALLREALDRVSALPGVDAAGIADMLPLGRNRSWGFRAKGRTYPKELAQVARVRIVTPGYFEAMGIRLAEGRDFSWQDAEGAVVAVVNQSAARVFWGGDDPLGRDAVIGGRDARVIGIVEDVRGLSIEGAPGPEFYMLVAQAGPEGAHLVIRSALPPQALAAPVIRTLRQLNPGQPAAEPRPLASIVDNAVAPRRFFVLLICAFGTMGLILAALGLYGVISYTVARRQQEIGIRMALGAGAGRVRRDVIGRAVALALAGIALGTAAGLAGGRWIESMLFGMKPADTLTMAAAAAVLVGAAALAAYIPARRASRINPIQALRGE
- a CDS encoding IlvD/Edd family dehydratase, translated to MASDDSSPKPTIKFTPAKRDHAAECAGRLRSRAWFDNIADPSATAIYIERYPNYGITREEMQSGKPIIGIAQTGNDLAACNRHHIELAKRVRDGIRDAGGIPFEFPVHPIQESCRRPTAAVDRNLAYMGLVEVLHGYPLDGVVLTTGCDKTTPACLMAAATVNIPAIVFSGGPMLNSYYKGELAGSGMALWDARRLLAAGEIDRPGFMAMVAASVPSVGHCNTMGTATSMNSLAEALGMSLAGCAAIPAPYRERAQMGYFTGQRIVEMVREDLRPSKVMTREAFENAIVVCSAIGGSTNCPPHLIAIARHMGVELDIQDWETVGHAVHLIVNLQPAGEYLAEAYYHAGGVPAVIGELRKAGLIRDNAMTVSGKTVGEAYGDAGTLNADVIRPYDRPLKEHAGFAVLSGNLFDAALIKTSVIGPEFAERFLSNPATPNCFTGRAIVFDGPEDYHDRINDPALDIDETCILVIRGTGPVGYPGSAEVVNMQPPDHLIKKGVNYLPTIGDGRQSGTSASPSILNASPESAVGGNLAILRTGDLLKVDLTARRVDIQISDEELEARRAAMVVEYPAHQTPWQELQRAHIGQLSSGMCLEFAVKYREVGRDIPRHSH